Within Geotrypetes seraphini chromosome 13, aGeoSer1.1, whole genome shotgun sequence, the genomic segment TAACATTCTCCTAAATGACCTACAGCACCATGAGCTTCATTAAAAACTAATCagtggttttttaaattttcatttcATAAACCCTCCCCCATGTAGTCTATCCATGGCTTTGTCATAGGAAACCAATTGCAGATTTTCTAGATATACTGGATGCATCTCGGGTCAAATGGCTAGGTTTTACCACTACtatgaaaagatgaaaaaaaagaaaaagcagagaaTATTCATAAAGTAATAAATACATTCTTTATCTATTGCTTGCACAGTGTTTTTATCCAAAACAAACTGAAAGATGCACATCTTTATGCTGGGGATCTTCAAGAGAAGACTATTCCATTCATTACACAGCTCCAATCTCAGTTCACTCAAGATTCAGAGAAAATCAGGGAGCAGATCCAGGCTGAACTAGACCTGCTTATCCAGGAAATTTCCCAGTCCCCAGATGATATCCGCAATAAGATTACCACTAAAATTGAGGATATGAAGATTAAGCTGACCCCTGTTGCTGAGGAGTTCCACAACCAGGTCAGTCAGAACACCAAGGAGCTTCGTGAGCAGCTGCTCCCTCGCCTTCAAGAAATCCAAGCCAAGATCCAGGAGACAATGGACAGCACCAAGCAAACATTGACCCCCTATGCTGATGAGTTCAAGGAGAAGATCACTAAAGGTACAGAAGAGGTCAAGGAGAAACTGGGCCCCTTTGCTGATAAAATCAATTCCCAGATTGATCAGATTGTGTTAGAGCTTCAAAGCAGTCTTCCAACTAACACCCAGGATATGCAAGAAAAACTCAACCAACATATTGAGCTGATGGCTTTCCAGATGAAAAAAGGTGCTCAACAACTGAATCAACAACTTTCTGACAACGTGGAAAGTCTGAAGCTCGAACTGGCCCATTTAGCAGAGCAGCTTAAGGAGAAGGCAAACAGCAATGGCTTCGTCAAGCAATTGAACCAGAAGGTAGAGGAATTCAACCAGAATATGGCCTTCTATGGGCAGAACTTCAACAGCCAGCTCCTCCAGCAGGCTGAAAAGATGAATAAGAAACTTGAACCGTATCAGGTCAGCATAAAGGATGTGCAGGAATATGTGGAGAAAGATATTGCTGAGAAGATTGGATCTTTCCTAAATGCTAATTTACAGCAACTGCCTTCTTCTGATGTTGCTGCTTAGATAGAACATCTGGTCACCTTGTAAGAATGCAGATGGCATCTCTCGTAAGATGGAAAAGTGAACACATTATCTGTCCCATCTCTGTTACAAGATTTCCTGTAACTTTAGCTAGCTATGGATGTGCATTAAGTGTAGCTTTTCAGCATGGCAGTATCTACATTGTTCTTTATTCTTTCTTTAAATACAGTAGAAATAGATCTTTACACAAATCACCTGCACAATAACTCCGCTAACCTAACTTCTGTATATGTTAACATACTGCAAGTCTGAGAAAAGACACTGCTGCTACTGAAGTTTCTAGCTACTGTAAAACTAGGAATTTAAAAAGTGAATAAAATGCAACATAATTATCCAAACACTTTCCTCTCTGTGGTTTCCAACTTAGACCTTTTTGTGTGACTTTTGCTAAGGAGTATCTCATATTTCTATCTCTGAAAGATGTTTGCTAGATAGTTTAGTCCTGAATCCTAGGCTTAATTAAGGTGTGTATTCTGCAAACTTCCAGATGGATATATACTGTTAAGACATACAGGTTAATCTCTGTGGGACGAAGCTGAATATTTTATTTGGTatgtcagaaaaaaaatattgcagcTGTATACAGATTAAGAATTTTACAAAATAGACAttactatccccccttttacaaaactgtgcaagaggtttttagtgaggttttagagttactatgagcatcagagcagcgagCCGGCCAGtgttaaaaacctcttgtgtggttttgtaaaagggagggggggggggtatatttgtaatccactttgaaatGCATTATTTCCTTACTAAGAAATTTTGCTATTGCTTGTAATAAAAAAAGAGGCAGTATATCCTTCAGCACAATGCTGAGCCACTGAGTACTTGCTCATGGGGAGGGATGTTTCCCAATACTATGTGGAGCTATTGGTTCACAGGGAGGGATGACCCTACTATGTTGAGTCATTGTTCAATACTAGCTCATGGGGAGGAATGTCCATCATCGCTACGCTGAGACACAGCGGAAACTCTTCCCTTTGAGTTAATGACCTAGCGTGGTATAAGTGGCACTCTCTTCTTTGAGATAGCACTGACCCAGTATCCAAGCAGGGCATTAGGGAATTTCTTTCCTTTGATTTGGTACTGAGCCAAACACCCTGTTAGGACATTGGGTCACAAGAGTAAAGAATGCTCCTTACACCAGACTGGGATGTTGGGTCATTACTAGCTCAGAGGGAAAAATAGACGTCCTGCTGGGCCACTGGGCCACTACTGGCTCTGAAGAAAAAGTCTCATAAGAGCAGGTATGAACCTTGGGTCATTATTGGGAAACTGGGTTATTAGCTCAGTCCTTGCTCAGAAGGTAGGTGTTTTTTAACAGCATAATTCAACATGGGGTCAGTACAAGTTCAGAGGAAAGAAGACTACTCCTAACACCCTATTGAGCTATATTGTCAGTACTTGGTCAGAAGGAAGAATATTTCCTAAAACCATGATGGGATATGTGTCAGTAGTCGTACTCTCTTGGAAGAGGGGAGTGCCCTTTAACACTGTTCTGTAGGTCCGGATTCTCTATAGGTCGCTGATATCAGTGACTGCCTACAAAGTGGCTGCCGATTGCATGCCAGTCACTCAAcagtgccctatagagaatcacgcctctgtGAAAGAAAGGTGCCGAAATGTGGGCCAGGGTTTGTCTTGTCATCTTTGTCATGAATTGTAGCTACATGGGTGCTTTAGGCCTTCTAATGCACATGCAACTCAAAGTGTTATAAGCAGAatttggaggtgggagggggggaattctgtatagagcacccaaagttaggtgccggGATGCTGCCCGCTAAGCATGAATTCTATGAAGGCAGTTCTACATGGAACTgtccttatagaatactagcttaagtcACTTTTGCGCCTGACTCTAGGCATGAGAATTTACGCCtgccaaaggctggtgtaaatgttcaCGCCTAACTGCTCTGGGTTAGGCGTGGAGATAGAAGTATTTTATAACGCTGCACCTAAACCCTGGGAATACCCAAGCCCCACCCATGCCATTCGGCCACTCCCTCTTTGGAGTTGCACACAAGATGAATTAGGCATGAAGGTTATAGAAAAGCGGTGCAGAGCAGATATGTGCTTAACCAATAATTAATGACAATTAGTGTTTGTTAAGGCCAGTCATTGATTGTTATCACCAGTTATCCTATTTTACACATCATCTCTGTCCAAAATTGCATGGCCAACCTTCGGCAACCTACATGGAATTTGGGGGATAACGCAGCTGTGTCTACAGAAAAATTGACAGCTCTATCAGCCACTGGGGAATGAATGACTTGGGAACAGAAATGTTGGTCAGCAGTTCGAGACTTGAGATTCCAGGTTGGAAAAATAAATTAAGGTGTTAGCAGATGGTAGTATGTTTTCTCTGTGTCTTCTAGAGGGATGATTGTGAAATGTACTCCATACAAGCATGAAGGCCACATCAGAAATGCTCTAAACCCTGATACACACATAACCCTAAATGGTGTAATACcttgaatggaaaacaaagatagtAAACATGTACTTGGATACCACTGACATGACCTTTTGACACTAACTAATCAGATTGTCCTGTTCACATGGAGATATCTGAAGATATGACAGCAGATGGACTGGCAAACCTGCCAAAACACTCTGAGTGGCCCCAAGGTAAAAGCATTTGTTGACAAGTCTGTACCAGTCATGTTTTCAGCTTCCCTGTTCTTGAGCAGagaaataacccccctccccaacattgCCCAAAGCATTTATATGGAAAAAGGAGTTCAAGCTTCTGTGGCATAGAAAATTTGAGTGGCAAAACTGCAGTAGACAATGTTTATTTATATAGAAAATTTGAGTGACATGTGGCAGTTGGAGAAGGTGGAATTCTCCACCaactcttcccaactgccccaccACCCTGCAAACTGTCCCAACCCAAAAAACTGCCCACCCACAACTGCCACACCATCTTGCAAACTGCCCCCATACTATAAAAGTATCTTCTGTAACTGCCATGCCACCGCCAAACTACACCCAAACTATCCCCCTCCCACAATAAGTTTCAAATCTATTAGGATTCTTTTATTCTGTTATCTGAGGTCCATCtaacctagtaacatagtaaatgatggcagacaaagacctgaatggtccatccagtctacccaaccct encodes:
- the APOA4 gene encoding apolipoprotein A-IV isoform X1, which codes for MYFSWEKAQDLLLLSMSLKGVFLILAICAFAGSKANLSTDRIQYDIWNYFTQMITNAQKAFDQIQQSEISQQLNVFIQNKLKDAHLYAGDLQEKTIPFITQLQSQFTQDSEKIREQIQAELDLLIQEISQSPDDIRNKITTKIEDMKIKLTPVAEEFHNQVSQNTKELREQLLPRLQEIQAKIQETMDSTKQTLTPYADEFKEKITKGTEEVKEKLGPFADKINSQIDQIVLELQSSLPTNTQDMQEKLNQHIELMAFQMKKGAQQLNQQLSDNVESLKLELAHLAEQLKEKANSNGFVKQLNQKVEEFNQNMAFYGQNFNSQLLQQAEKMNKKLEPYQVSIKDVQEYVEKDIAEKIGSFLNANLQQLPSSDVAA
- the APOA4 gene encoding apolipoprotein A-IV isoform X2, which codes for MSLKGVFLILAICAFAGSKANLSTDRIQYDIWNYFTQMITNAQKAFDQIQQSEISQQLNVFIQNKLKDAHLYAGDLQEKTIPFITQLQSQFTQDSEKIREQIQAELDLLIQEISQSPDDIRNKITTKIEDMKIKLTPVAEEFHNQVSQNTKELREQLLPRLQEIQAKIQETMDSTKQTLTPYADEFKEKITKGTEEVKEKLGPFADKINSQIDQIVLELQSSLPTNTQDMQEKLNQHIELMAFQMKKGAQQLNQQLSDNVESLKLELAHLAEQLKEKANSNGFVKQLNQKVEEFNQNMAFYGQNFNSQLLQQAEKMNKKLEPYQVSIKDVQEYVEKDIAEKIGSFLNANLQQLPSSDVAA